From the Lactuca sativa cultivar Salinas chromosome 9, Lsat_Salinas_v11, whole genome shotgun sequence genome, the window ATGTCATATTTAGCAATACTAAAACCAAAAAACATTATGTTATAACTAATTTCTTAAACAAAAAATCTACAATATACGACATATACACAATCACTTATTCATGCATCTTTCGGTGTGAGTCCTAAATAAATTTagtaaataactaattagatgtACGTTAAGTTCACACATTTATTCATCATAAATACATATTAGTGGTACCTCGTATTCTGGTAACATTCATGCAAGTAACTATCAAAGATTTTGACAATTTGTATGTTGTCTTAACTATATTTTGAAATAGATAATGATTAAAATTGTTCATTTTAGATAGAGATGGTAGATTTATAAACAAAACTTTCAATATTATATATAGAGAATTTTTTAGAAGTTTATAAACAATttgtatattttaattttttatatctttttttttaaattttaagtaTATCGCACTCCATTCATCATTTAATTTGTAATTTAGTGAGTTTTGTTTATGTATGTTATATTTATCGGATAACAATGTCATTTCTATGATTGATTGTGTTTTTTTCACTCTATTCAAATTCATATTGTATGAtataaaatcataattttatCAAATCACTACACATATAAAACAAACGTTCAAATTTATATTGTATCATATAAGATCATAATTTTATCAAATGTCTGCATATTAAACCATGTAAACACTAAAGAAACAATATAATCCAAGATAAAACAACTTCACCCAAACACATACCACATTCGGACATGTACAGTCTCCAAaaccttaaaattttaaaaaatataatttctaTTTCTcgcaaaatattaagatattatGTCATTCTATAACCCATGAACTCGAATCTTCAAAGAGAATTTATTGGTAAACCAACAAAATCCCAAAATTGACAtcttattaaaaattaaaaaattaaaaaaaaaaaaaaaaaaaaaaaaaagtgagaggTGATTAAAGATCCGGCATGCCCTTCCCGGTTTTCACATCATACGTCTTCTCCACCACCAGCCCCATAGGAGTATCCTTTGGACCAGCTGTTGTTAAAAACACAATGAGAAAAATTCTAAGAAATGCTATTGTGATTTATGACataaacaacaaaataaatgAGATATTACCAATTGTTGGGCGTGGAGTAGctctaattttcaaaatttcaggaCGAGGGATGATTGACCCTGATGCCCCTATGCCTCTTGAAACTCTGACTTTACTTCCATCTTCTTGATACCTTATCCCAACCTTACATGGCTGCCTACaatttaaaatacatatatatcatcatcatcttacaCAAGTGTTAAatggaaataaaaaaaaaatgtaaaaaatattACTACTTTGTCACAGGATCGACAATTTGAACATTTGAGACATGTAGAGGAGCTTCTACAGTAAAAATCCCACCTTCATGCCCTTGCCCTTGCTTTATATGCTTCTTTACCTGCAAATAACACCAAATTCAGATTGAAAGTTTGGTTATGTAATATCTAATATGTATATATGCATTAACAATCATTGTTAGCAAACATAAAAGAAACTGGGATTGGATTTGGGAGACTATTTACCAAGTTCTTTCCCTCAACAATAACACGATTCTGGGAGCGAATCACGCGTTTAACTGTTCCACTTTCCCCTCTATCTTTGCCCCTAATAATCATTACCTGCAATGCAATAAAGAATAATCATTTACACTTACACATGAGCAAAAAAGTAAAAGTTTTCTTAATTCTTATACATTATCTCCTCTCAAAATCTTCCAGTGATGTATGAGCTTCTGAGCTGCTTTCCATCCCATTGTATGCTATTGCTAGTCTGAAATCAATATTCAACAAGATGCCATTTAAGTTACTACTGAAATAAAACTTATTTACAAGTTTCTATTAGCAAGTCAACAATTTCACCATAAAAGCATGCCCAAAATTCTTCTAATATTTTCATTATTATGCTTGGGTTAAATATATTTATGAATTGAATAGCAAGCAGTCTGTTTTAAGGTTGTAAGCAAATTGACACCGTTGTAATTCAATGTATTGTCATTTGAGGTCAATATAAGAGCAGTGTAACAGGTTCACATTTGAAATTAGACTGTCATTTTTAGTCATCAAATGAGTTCAAGGTCTTTTCCCCTTTGTTTTTAGCATTATAGACATCAAATTAATTCAATGTATTGTCATATGTTCAGACAAAACAATAGAACGATAACCATTGCTTGGCTAGATTTCACAAAGTAAAAAAACCACATATAATATAAAACTAAATTAACCCCAAAACTTAGGTTAGATAGTTTAGGgtatatacaaaaacatacaaTACATCAGAAGAATTAGATCAAACAATTTAGAAAAAACATGAATTTGGTTATACTTACCTGAAACTTGAGAGGCGGAAAGACTAGTGCAGATGAGTGAGAGGCCGAGAAAGATGATGAAATTCAAGGTGCAGCGATATTGTCGAGACTCCAGAGTCTAGAGTAGGGAGGCGATAGTGAAGGAACCCACCGGCCACCACACTTGAaggctttttattttattttttcttttttatttgcgAAAACTGCAAAGTTGGTCCTTCGTTTTCTAAAAATTACGGATGAAGTCTAAAATTGTAAAAAATTGGTtctttattttctaaaaattatgGACGAGGTCTAAAATTGTATAAAAATGGTTCTTCATTTTCTAAAAATTATGATGTCTAAAATCTTTTCAAATTCTGTCAATGAGCCTTTTTTGATACTTTTAACTAAATAAAAGACTAAAAAAAAGTGAGAATTAAAATTAAAAGATTACAtaaatagtccctatggtttataaaaagttacaactttagtccatataattttttttattcaaatgcTCTTTATGGTTTCTAAACTTGCATGAATAATCTATTTGATTTCTAAAACTTGCATCAATAGTTTCTAAGCTACATGAAATGACTTCTTTATCATTTCttaattctttttcttttatttttttcttttaattatttaaaataaaagaataagaACCCCTCCCtacttttttatttcttttcgtTCTCTTTTTAGCTAACACTCATATTTTGATTCATAAATTGAACCAGATAATTCAAACATAAAACTAGAAATCCACACCCACCAACTAATTCCATATAAGAAGAATGACAAAACGAGTGAAATAGGTTCAACATCTATGAGCAAATCAGAAACCGTTTTGTGAATGATATTGAAAtcgagaaaaagaaaaaagatagtTGACGGTGAGGGATGAGTTGAGATGAACGCAACATGAAACCAACTCTGATGAAGTTTTGATTTCATTTTCCCCATATTTTCCTCTAAAGTTAAGTATCAAGTTGAACTTCCCTATCTTGTAGAGGCAATCTGATTTCAATTTTGATTTGG encodes:
- the LOC111920409 gene encoding uncharacterized protein LOC111920409, translating into MGWKAAQKLIHHWKILRGDNVMIIRGKDRGESGTVKRVIRSQNRVIVEGKNLVKKHIKQGQGHEGGIFTVEAPLHVSNVQIVDPVTKQPCKVGIRYQEDGSKVRVSRGIGASGSIIPRPEILKIRATPRPTIAGPKDTPMGLVVEKTYDVKTGKGMPDL